The genome window GCTGGCCCGCTGCAAGATGGGGTCCCTCGTTTTGGTGGGGCGCTGCTATCTCAGCGACGATCTCGTGGACCAAGACGCAGAACGCAGTCAGCCCCATGGCGACGGTTGTGCTTCACTTCGGTACCAGCCAGTTGCCCCCTTTCCCCATTCCACCATTCTTTCCTATTACCGATTTGTTTCCCATCAGCCTGTTCTGTTCCGATGGACCGGCGTGGCTTTCTTCCCCTTGCTTACTTTGCCAAGATGGCGTCGGCCTCGTTTTTTGGTGGGGCGCTGCTATCTCAGCGACGATCTCGTTGGACCAAGACGCCGAACGCAGTCAGCCCCATAGCGAACGCTTGTGCTTCACTTCGGTGCTTGCCCGTTGCCCCCTTTCTCCACTCCACCATTCTTTCCCGTTACACGATTCGTTCCCATTGGCTGTTTTGCTCCCATCGATCTGGGTTGTTTTTCCTCCTCTCTCTTTATGCAGCCTGCGCAGCCTTCTTGCCATTCCGCAGCGGTTCGTAAACTTCCCCCGTCACCCACAACCGATGCAACAACACCGACAGCTTTCGCGCTACCGCGATCACCGCTCGCTTCTTGGCATTCTTCGCCCCGCGCTCGCAAATCCGTAACCCGTACCGCCGCAGATCGCTGTCTCTTCCGTGCGGACCCAATATGTAATGCGCACAGTTCACCAGCGTTTTTCGCAGATACTCGTCTCCCGCTTTCGTGATCCCCAACTGCGGCTTGCTCTCCCCCGACTCCTGTTTCTTCGGCCGCATCCCCAGAAAGCATCCCACCATCCGGCTCTTCGCAAACCGCTCCGGGTCACCGATCGTCAGCATGTACGACAGCGCCGTGTGCACTCCTACCCCATCCACCTGCGCTAACAGCCAGTACTTCGGATACCGCTCGCGCGCTATGTGTTCTTCCATCTGATCGTAGTAGTGAACCTGCTCGTTGAGATGATCGATCATCTCCAAAAGCGGCGCCACCGCACCCCGGATGACGGCCGGTATCTGCTCCGCCAACTTGGCCGTAAACGCCTCCACCGAACACTTCTGCAGCCGCTCTCCGAACGCTTTGCTGATCCCGCGGATCGTATTGATCAGTTGCGTCCGGCT of Acidobacteriota bacterium contains these proteins:
- a CDS encoding IS110 family transposase, which codes for MKKNSSNQQRAHKSSGQDQEKGAFAFHIGIDLGDKNCDVCVMNPAGEVHEQFRLRMKPADLVAYFLTIGRSQVAVEAGGQSQWVAEVIEKCGHRVYVSNTRKVPYISESDAKDDPGDAYKLAELVHFKPRLLHPIEHRSQALQADLSWIRARETLVESRTQLINTIRGISKAFGERLQKCSVEAFTAKLAEQIPAVIRGAVAPLLEMIDHLNEQVHYYDQMEEHIARERYPKYWLLAQVDGVGVHTALSYMLTIGDPERFAKSRMVGCFLGMRPKKQESGESKPQLGITKAGDEYLRKTLVNCAHYILGPHGRDSDLRRYGLRICERGAKNAKKRAVIAVARKLSVLLHRLWVTGEVYEPLRNGKKAAQAA